A genome region from Sardina pilchardus chromosome 22, fSarPil1.1, whole genome shotgun sequence includes the following:
- the mrtfab gene encoding myocardin related transcription factor Ab isoform X3, with protein MLDTNHCLHIDTSSLVAQPIRDDTSKPGITMDYERHAYHSLKEVLQLKLQQRRTREELVSQGIMPPLKSPAAFHEQRRSLERARTEDYLKRKIRSRPERSELVRMHILEETSAEPSLQAKQMKLKRARLADDLNDKLSHRPGPIELIHKNILPVHTIIGTESPKGDSSSLDEDSSDALSPDQPANHDSPLSSSQQHSPPDVLNLNGHPSPPQFLPQVPPQLNGTDVPPPQLLTNGALTPTVVTPRPTTGQTKSSSKSSSDRPSQRPKKAKDSKPKVKKLKYHQYIPPDQKAEREPPPQMDSSYAKLLQQQQLFLQLQIISQQQQHYNYHTILPAPPKPPTEQQQQPPPAPPPPANPGPSPSRAVPTPASSSTPSSSQTGSNRQGQPPSADAKPSTLPANLDEFKVAELKQELKLRGLTVSGTKNDLIERLRNYQEQNGGAQKAAQSQGQANGLVPVVALSKEAPVKLGTVPVVNGHVTQMPHVMRFSSTSSSPPVSPAPSDRSLAGMSPDETSCNGDVFGEMVSSPLTQLTLHPSPEPLEAAVVKEEPRGLGQLSSCLARAQPPLHNNATAAGQNKDQMLQEKDKQIEELTRMLRQKQQLVETLRLQLEQGKRNGNGGVGVGGVAMDIPNMVIATAAETHLLLNGVQLNGVTATVKEETEDEKMALTTATTPATTVNAPVVAMETQQQTAGQRKVQMPCSQQTLLKLQQIQRLQAQQQQQQQQQQQQHVELQRIDLQQQQQKLQQLILQQRQAQQLQQQQQQQQLQLQQQQQQQQQQQQQQQQQQQQQQQQQQQQQQQQQQQQQQQQHQRKQLRPQKQQQRQQKKQEPPKPQQAPQVFVTQQPSTPVTTPSISLDLLKAHPAPTLVTDGNGNHYLITLTNSSTDGQLPISPQSKTNGRITLQRLQSTPVKLPSQSPVQMVSSNNQSKPKEQTTPVKQPVKKRTALHLQTNGVQEPSVPVTAPPNLQPFFFTKDSSLDQTISPPPIKPEVCPTFDRHTLFTPPSPKQTSHSTSHKENGSCSQHIDDLFDILIKSGEISSNFKANPDPSLSELHSNPPTPSPPSSPLRLSPPTPPPEPSSISSSLSSTSSLSSSSQHASLRSGRLEDFLESTTGAPLLGVAPGDGGDDDADGPLTLIDELHSQMLSTPSILDHPPSPMDTSELGFAPHPAGLDFGDPTLDGMDWLDISMGGGGGGVGSGVGIGGSGDGTGSANGVGGGGAGESATILAPLGSHTPPSVFSADFLDSSDLQLHWDSCL; from the exons ATGCTGGATACTAATCACTGCCTGCACATCGACACTTCCTCCTTGGTGGCTCAACCAATCAGAGACGATACCAGCAAGCCAGGGATAACCATGGATTACGAGAGACACGCCTATCATAGCTTGAAAGAAG TGCTACAGCTCAAACTGCAGCAGCGACGCACCCGAGAGGAGCTGGTCAGCCAAGGGATCATGCCTC CACTGAAGAGCCCGGCCGCTTTCCACGAGCAGAGGAGAAGTCTGGAGCGGGCACGG ACGGAGGACTATCTGAAGCGGAAGATTCGGAGCCGTCCTGAGAGGTCGGAGCTCGTGAGAATGCACATACTGGAAG AGACATCGGCCGAGCCCTCTCTGCAGGCCAAGCAGATGAAGCTGAAAAGAGCTCGTCTGGCTGATGACCTCAACGATAAGCTTTCTCACCGACCTGGCCCCATCGAGCTCATCCACAAGAATATCCTGCCCGTGCACACAATCATTG GTACGGAGTCACCAAAGGGCGATAGCTCCTCATTGGACGAGGACAGCAGTGATGCGCTCTCTCCTGATCAGCCAGCCAATCACGACTCTCCCCTCAGCTCCAGCCAGCAGCACTCGCCGCCTGATGTGCTTAATCTGAATGGGCACCCATCTCCCCCTCAG TTCCTCCCGCAAGTCCCTCCGCAGCTGAATGGCACGGACGTTCCTCCACCGCAGTTGCTGACCAATGGGGCCTTGACCCCCACCGTCGTCACACCGCGTCCAACCACGGGGCAGACGAAG tCGTCGTCTAAGTCCAGTTCGGACCGGCCGTCCCAGCGGCCCAAGAAGGCCAAGGACAGCAAGCCCAAGGTGAAGAAGCTCAAGTACCACCAGTACATCCCGCCGGACCAGAAGGCGGAGCGCGAGCCGCCGCCCCAGATGGACTCGTCCTACGCCAagctgctccagcagcagcagctcttccTGCAGCTGCAGATCatcagccagcagcagcagcactacaACTACCACACCATCCTGCCTGCGCCgcccaa ACCCCCTaccgagcagcagcagcagcctccgcctgctccccctcccccagccaACCCTGGGCCCTCCCCGTCCCGTGCCGTGCCAacccccgcctcctcctccaccccctcctccagccAGACCGGGTCCAACCGCCAGGGCCAGCCCCCGTCTGCCGACGCCAAGCCAAGCACCCTGCCGGCGAACCTGGACGAGTTCAAA GTGGCTGAACTCAAGCAGGAGCTCAAACTGAGGGGTCTGACCGTCTCGGGCACCAAGAACGACCTGATCGAGAGGCTGAGGAACTACCAGGAGCAGAACGGCGGTGCCCAGAAAGCTGCCCAGTCTCAGGGGCAAGCGAACGGTCTCGTGCCGGTTGTCGCACTGTCCAAGGAAGCCCCAGTGAAATTGGGAACCGTCCCGGTTGTCAACGGCCATGTCACTCAGATGCCCCACGTGATGCGCTTCAGCAGCACAAGCTCCTCCCCTCCGGTGTCTCCCGCCCCCTCTGACCGGTCATTGGCTGGAATGAGCCCAGACGAGACGAGCTGTAATGGCGACGTGTTTGGTGAAATG GTGAGCTCCCCTCTCACTCAGCTCACGCTGCACCCGTCCCCGGAGCCCCTGGAGGCCGCCGTGGTGAAGGAGGAGCCGCGGGGCCTCGGCCAGCTCTCCAGCTGCCTCGCCCGGGCCCAGCCCCCCCTCCACAACAACGCCACCGCCGCCGGTCAGAACAAGGACCAGATGCTGCAGGAGAAGGACAAGCAGATCGAGGAGCTGACGCGCATGCTGCGCCAGAAGCAGCAGCTGGTGGAGACGCTGCGCCTGCAGCTGGAGCAGGGCAAGCGCAACGGTAACGGCGGCGTCGGCGTCGGCGGCGTCGCCATGGACATCCCCAACATGGTCATCGCCACCGCCGCCGagacccacctcctcctcaacGGCGTCCAGCTCAACGGCGTGACCGCCACGGTGAAGGAGGAGACCGAGGACGAGAAGATGGCGCTGACGACGGCGACGACACCGGCAACTACGGTAAACGCTCCTGTGGTGGCCATGGAGACGCAGCAGCAGACGGCGGGCCAGAGGAAGGTGCAGATGCCGTGCTCCCAGCAGACGCTGCTCAAGCTGCAGCAGATCCAGCGGCTGCAggcacaacagcagcaacagcaacagcagcagcagcagcagcacgtggAGCTGCAGAGGATagacctgcagcagcagcagcagaaactGCAGCAGCTGATCCTACAGCAGAGACAGGCACAGCAactgcagcaacaacaacaacaacaacaactacaactacaacagcagcaacagcaacaacaacagcaacaacagcagcagcagcaacaacaacaacaacaacagcagcagcagcagcagcagcagcagcaacaacagcaacaacaacaacagcagcagcatcagaggAAGCAGCTGAGGCctcagaagcagcagcagaggcagcaaaaGAAGCAGGAGCCTCCCAAACCACAGCAG GCCCCTCAAGTGTTTGTTACCCAGCAACCCAGTACACCGGTCACAACTCCCTCAATCTCATTGGACCTCCTCAAGGCACATCCCGCCCCTACGTTGGTGACGGACGGCAATGGAAACCACTATCTGATCACACTGACCAACAGCAGCACAGACGGCCAGCTGCCCATTTCGCCACAGAGCAAGACCAACGGACGCATCACTCTTCAG AGGTTACAGTCGACCCCTGTCAAGCTCCCCAGCCAATCACCTGTACAGATGGTCTCCAGCAACAACCAATCAAAACCAAAGGAGCAGACGACTCCTGTTAAACAGCCTGTGAAAAAG AGGACCGCCCTCCATCTGCAGACCAATGGCGTGCAGGAGCCCAGCGTGCCGGTCACTGCTCCACCCAATCTCCAGCCTTTCTTCTTCACCAAGGACTCCTCATTGGATCAGACCATCTCGCCTCCACCAATCAAG CCGGAGGTGTGTCCGACCTTTGACCGACACACCTTgttcacccctccctctcctaaacagacCTCTCACTCCACTTCACACAAA GAGAATGGCTCATGCAGTCAGCATATTGACGACTTGTTTGACATCCTCATCAAGAGTGGAG AAATCTCCTCCAATTTCAAAGCCAATCCAGACCCGTCCCTGTCAGAGCTGCACTCCAACCcgcccaccccctcccctccctcctcccccctccgccTCTCCCCGCCGACACCTCCTCCAGAGccgtcctccatctcctcctccctgtcctccacctcctccctctcctcctcctcccagcacGCCTCCCTGCGGAGCGGGCGGCTGGAGGACTTCCTGGAGAGCACCACGGGCGCGCCGCTACTGGGCGTGGCCCCCGGCGACGGCGGCGACGACGACGCGGACGGCCCGCTGACGCTCATCGACGAGCTGCACAGCCAGATGCTCAGCACGCCCAGCATCCTGGACCACCCGCCGTCGCCCATGGACACCAGCGAGCTGGGCTTCGCGCCGCACCCCGCCGGCCTGGACTTCGGGGACCCCACCCTGGACGGCATGGACTGGCTGGACATATCCATgggcgggggagggggcggCGTGGGCAGTGGCGTCGGCATCGGCGGGAGCGGAGACGGCACGGGGAGCGCCAACGGCGTCGGGGGCGGCGGGGCCGGCGAGAGCGCCACCATCTTGGCGCCGCTCGGCTCGCACACGCCCCCTAGTGTCTTCTCGGCAGACTTTTTGGACAGCTCAGACCTGCAGCTGCACTGGGACTCCTGTTtgtag
- the mrtfab gene encoding myocardin related transcription factor Ab isoform X5 — translation MLDTNHCLHIDTSSLVAQPIRDDTSKPGITMDYERHAYHSLKEVLQLKLQQRRTREELVSQGIMPPLKSPAAFHEQRRSLERARTEDYLKRKIRSRPERSELVRMHILEVLPKTRQELHQEETSAEPSLQAKQMKLKRARLADDLNDKLSHRPGPIELIHKNILPVHTIIGTESPKGDSSSLDEDSSDALSPDQPANHDSPLSSSQQHSPPDVLNLNGHPSPPQFLPQVPPQLNGTDVPPPQLLTNGALTPTVVTPRPTTGQTKSSSKSSSDRPSQRPKKAKDSKPKVKKLKYHQYIPPDQKAEREPPPQMDSSYAKLLQQQQLFLQLQIISQQQQHYNYHTILPAPPKPPTEQQQQPPPAPPPPANPGPSPSRAVPTPASSSTPSSSQTGSNRQGQPPSADAKPSTLPANLDEFKVAELKQELKLRGLTVSGTKNDLIERLRNYQEQNGGAQKAAQSQGQANGLVPVVALSKEAPVKLGTVPVVNGHVTQMPHVMRFSSTSSSPPVSPAPSDRSLAGMSPDETSCNGDVFGEMVSSPLTQLTLHPSPEPLEAAVVKEEPRGLGQLSSCLARAQPPLHNNATAAGQNKDQMLQEKDKQIEELTRMLRQKQQLVETLRLQLEQGKRNGNGGVGVGGVAMDIPNMVIATAAETHLLLNGVQLNGVTATVKEETEDEKMALTTATTPATTVNAPVVAMETQQQTAGQRKVQMPCSQQTLLKLQQIQRLQAQQQQQQQQQQQQHVELQRIDLQQQQQKLQQLILQQRQAQQLQQQQQQQQLQLQQQQQQQQQQQQQQQQQQQQQQQQQQQQQQQQQQQQQQQQHQRKQLRPQKQQQRQQKKQEPPKPQQAPQVFVTQQPSTPVTTPSISLDLLKAHPAPTLVTDGNGNHYLITLTNSSTDGQLPISPQSKTNGRITLQRLQSTPVKLPSQSPVQMVSSNNQSKPKEQTTPVKQPVKKRTALHLQTNGVQEPSVPVTAPPNLQPFFFTKDSSLDQTISPPPIKENGSCSQHIDDLFDILIKSGEISSNFKANPDPSLSELHSNPPTPSPPSSPLRLSPPTPPPEPSSISSSLSSTSSLSSSSQHASLRSGRLEDFLESTTGAPLLGVAPGDGGDDDADGPLTLIDELHSQMLSTPSILDHPPSPMDTSELGFAPHPAGLDFGDPTLDGMDWLDISMGGGGGGVGSGVGIGGSGDGTGSANGVGGGGAGESATILAPLGSHTPPSVFSADFLDSSDLQLHWDSCL, via the exons ATGCTGGATACTAATCACTGCCTGCACATCGACACTTCCTCCTTGGTGGCTCAACCAATCAGAGACGATACCAGCAAGCCAGGGATAACCATGGATTACGAGAGACACGCCTATCATAGCTTGAAAGAAG TGCTACAGCTCAAACTGCAGCAGCGACGCACCCGAGAGGAGCTGGTCAGCCAAGGGATCATGCCTC CACTGAAGAGCCCGGCCGCTTTCCACGAGCAGAGGAGAAGTCTGGAGCGGGCACGG ACGGAGGACTATCTGAAGCGGAAGATTCGGAGCCGTCCTGAGAGGTCGGAGCTCGTGAGAATGCACATACTGGAAG TACTCCCCAAGACTAGACAAGAACTACACCAGGAAG AGACATCGGCCGAGCCCTCTCTGCAGGCCAAGCAGATGAAGCTGAAAAGAGCTCGTCTGGCTGATGACCTCAACGATAAGCTTTCTCACCGACCTGGCCCCATCGAGCTCATCCACAAGAATATCCTGCCCGTGCACACAATCATTG GTACGGAGTCACCAAAGGGCGATAGCTCCTCATTGGACGAGGACAGCAGTGATGCGCTCTCTCCTGATCAGCCAGCCAATCACGACTCTCCCCTCAGCTCCAGCCAGCAGCACTCGCCGCCTGATGTGCTTAATCTGAATGGGCACCCATCTCCCCCTCAG TTCCTCCCGCAAGTCCCTCCGCAGCTGAATGGCACGGACGTTCCTCCACCGCAGTTGCTGACCAATGGGGCCTTGACCCCCACCGTCGTCACACCGCGTCCAACCACGGGGCAGACGAAG tCGTCGTCTAAGTCCAGTTCGGACCGGCCGTCCCAGCGGCCCAAGAAGGCCAAGGACAGCAAGCCCAAGGTGAAGAAGCTCAAGTACCACCAGTACATCCCGCCGGACCAGAAGGCGGAGCGCGAGCCGCCGCCCCAGATGGACTCGTCCTACGCCAagctgctccagcagcagcagctcttccTGCAGCTGCAGATCatcagccagcagcagcagcactacaACTACCACACCATCCTGCCTGCGCCgcccaa ACCCCCTaccgagcagcagcagcagcctccgcctgctccccctcccccagccaACCCTGGGCCCTCCCCGTCCCGTGCCGTGCCAacccccgcctcctcctccaccccctcctccagccAGACCGGGTCCAACCGCCAGGGCCAGCCCCCGTCTGCCGACGCCAAGCCAAGCACCCTGCCGGCGAACCTGGACGAGTTCAAA GTGGCTGAACTCAAGCAGGAGCTCAAACTGAGGGGTCTGACCGTCTCGGGCACCAAGAACGACCTGATCGAGAGGCTGAGGAACTACCAGGAGCAGAACGGCGGTGCCCAGAAAGCTGCCCAGTCTCAGGGGCAAGCGAACGGTCTCGTGCCGGTTGTCGCACTGTCCAAGGAAGCCCCAGTGAAATTGGGAACCGTCCCGGTTGTCAACGGCCATGTCACTCAGATGCCCCACGTGATGCGCTTCAGCAGCACAAGCTCCTCCCCTCCGGTGTCTCCCGCCCCCTCTGACCGGTCATTGGCTGGAATGAGCCCAGACGAGACGAGCTGTAATGGCGACGTGTTTGGTGAAATG GTGAGCTCCCCTCTCACTCAGCTCACGCTGCACCCGTCCCCGGAGCCCCTGGAGGCCGCCGTGGTGAAGGAGGAGCCGCGGGGCCTCGGCCAGCTCTCCAGCTGCCTCGCCCGGGCCCAGCCCCCCCTCCACAACAACGCCACCGCCGCCGGTCAGAACAAGGACCAGATGCTGCAGGAGAAGGACAAGCAGATCGAGGAGCTGACGCGCATGCTGCGCCAGAAGCAGCAGCTGGTGGAGACGCTGCGCCTGCAGCTGGAGCAGGGCAAGCGCAACGGTAACGGCGGCGTCGGCGTCGGCGGCGTCGCCATGGACATCCCCAACATGGTCATCGCCACCGCCGCCGagacccacctcctcctcaacGGCGTCCAGCTCAACGGCGTGACCGCCACGGTGAAGGAGGAGACCGAGGACGAGAAGATGGCGCTGACGACGGCGACGACACCGGCAACTACGGTAAACGCTCCTGTGGTGGCCATGGAGACGCAGCAGCAGACGGCGGGCCAGAGGAAGGTGCAGATGCCGTGCTCCCAGCAGACGCTGCTCAAGCTGCAGCAGATCCAGCGGCTGCAggcacaacagcagcaacagcaacagcagcagcagcagcagcacgtggAGCTGCAGAGGATagacctgcagcagcagcagcagaaactGCAGCAGCTGATCCTACAGCAGAGACAGGCACAGCAactgcagcaacaacaacaacaacaacaactacaactacaacagcagcaacagcaacaacaacagcaacaacagcagcagcagcaacaacaacaacaacaacagcagcagcagcagcagcagcagcagcaacaacagcaacaacaacaacagcagcagcatcagaggAAGCAGCTGAGGCctcagaagcagcagcagaggcagcaaaaGAAGCAGGAGCCTCCCAAACCACAGCAG GCCCCTCAAGTGTTTGTTACCCAGCAACCCAGTACACCGGTCACAACTCCCTCAATCTCATTGGACCTCCTCAAGGCACATCCCGCCCCTACGTTGGTGACGGACGGCAATGGAAACCACTATCTGATCACACTGACCAACAGCAGCACAGACGGCCAGCTGCCCATTTCGCCACAGAGCAAGACCAACGGACGCATCACTCTTCAG AGGTTACAGTCGACCCCTGTCAAGCTCCCCAGCCAATCACCTGTACAGATGGTCTCCAGCAACAACCAATCAAAACCAAAGGAGCAGACGACTCCTGTTAAACAGCCTGTGAAAAAG AGGACCGCCCTCCATCTGCAGACCAATGGCGTGCAGGAGCCCAGCGTGCCGGTCACTGCTCCACCCAATCTCCAGCCTTTCTTCTTCACCAAGGACTCCTCATTGGATCAGACCATCTCGCCTCCACCAATCAAG GAGAATGGCTCATGCAGTCAGCATATTGACGACTTGTTTGACATCCTCATCAAGAGTGGAG AAATCTCCTCCAATTTCAAAGCCAATCCAGACCCGTCCCTGTCAGAGCTGCACTCCAACCcgcccaccccctcccctccctcctcccccctccgccTCTCCCCGCCGACACCTCCTCCAGAGccgtcctccatctcctcctccctgtcctccacctcctccctctcctcctcctcccagcacGCCTCCCTGCGGAGCGGGCGGCTGGAGGACTTCCTGGAGAGCACCACGGGCGCGCCGCTACTGGGCGTGGCCCCCGGCGACGGCGGCGACGACGACGCGGACGGCCCGCTGACGCTCATCGACGAGCTGCACAGCCAGATGCTCAGCACGCCCAGCATCCTGGACCACCCGCCGTCGCCCATGGACACCAGCGAGCTGGGCTTCGCGCCGCACCCCGCCGGCCTGGACTTCGGGGACCCCACCCTGGACGGCATGGACTGGCTGGACATATCCATgggcgggggagggggcggCGTGGGCAGTGGCGTCGGCATCGGCGGGAGCGGAGACGGCACGGGGAGCGCCAACGGCGTCGGGGGCGGCGGGGCCGGCGAGAGCGCCACCATCTTGGCGCCGCTCGGCTCGCACACGCCCCCTAGTGTCTTCTCGGCAGACTTTTTGGACAGCTCAGACCTGCAGCTGCACTGGGACTCCTGTTtgtag